A single window of Zea mays cultivar B73 chromosome 10, Zm-B73-REFERENCE-NAM-5.0, whole genome shotgun sequence DNA harbors:
- the LOC100383516 gene encoding putative protein kinase superfamily protein isoform X1, which yields MFRSCAGLRDAGGSRPRTAASLLAQVHATDCRCWCLEMRQPFYGRPPVQMKVQLVEQEGSKGMGSSGCAEIVELADDPKAARPAAHLRVRVKPVGQEDGARSCSLEDDLDQLIRSVNVRTSARASGQRSTDRWLIGLGKSPVSGSEIVESVSLKQALRKMCISQASEMAAMKRLSKPTGASTPSDSGATKKLYGSVAVQANGEQDDKSKVGNVYMLPEKLAGSSIGKANEISKGQSKSSAKKNLRSASPTAVKVRKTRIQDVISNKSSEAVEDVSVGATLPRQRKGKSVKTSSPRAVPVGGSRLVRPMFRNKTSTKKKVKPEPAIVPASHKHCETKGPKSHASKQKESLQDEPRTPAPANKKAAVSSTVDGSDFGTKGCGTGVIHGPKVGELSRSKEKGECSQSSKSSIGDYSTSTSISEDSYGSFSANGSRPHMSKDVRWGAIRCMAIQQGSLGLKNFKLLKQLGCGDIGTVYLAELVGSDCMFALKVMDIEYLISRKKMLRAQTEREILQMLDHPFLPTLYSHFTTDNLSCLVMEFCPGGDLHVLRQKQPTKTFSEAAARFYVAEVLLALEYLHMLGVIYRDLKPENILVREDGHIMLSDFDLSLRCSVSPMLVRISSVGRDEPSRPSGPCAQSCIDPLCIQPSWSNSSCFTPRLVSSRRPRAELLKKPSLPQLVVEPTEARSNSFVGTHEYLAPEIIRGDGHGSSVDWWTLGIFLYELLYGKTPFKGPGNEETLSNVISQGLKFPDNPAVSFHARDLIRGLLVKEPEYRLGSSRGATEIKRHPFFEGLNWALIRWTAPPETLKNIDTAPTPVTTRKKKEGKCLEFRLNGDDIEFELF from the exons ATGTTTCGATCTTGCGCAGGGCTCCGTGATGCCGGCGGCTCTCGACCCAGGACAGCGGCTTCTCTGTTGGCCCAAGTGCACGCGACTGACTGCCGGTGCTGGTGCCTTGAAATGCGGCAGCCGTTCTACGGCCGGCCTCCCGTCCAGATGAAGGTGCAGCTGGTGGAACAGGAAGGCTCCAAGGGGATGGGTTCTTCCGGGTGCGCGGAGATAGTCGAGCTGGCGGACGACCCGAAAGCTGCTCGTCCTGCTGCGCATCTGAGAGTGAGGGTCAAGCCCGTGGGGCAGGAGGATGGGGCGCGGTCGTGCTCGCTGGAGGATGACCTTGACCAGCTCATCAGGTCGGTCAACGTGCGCACGTCGGCGAGGGCTTCTGGGCAGAGGAGCACCGATAGATGGCTTATTGGGCTCGGGAAGTCGCCGGTGTCGGGCTCAGAGATTGTGGAGTCCGTGAGCCTGAAGCAGGCCCTTAGGAAGATGTGCATCTCCCAGGCGTCGGAAATGGCAGCCATGAAGAGGCTGTCAAAACCGACAGGGGCGTCCACCCCTTCTGATTCTGGGGCGACCAAGAAGCTATATGGCTCTGTTGCAGTTCAAGCCAACGGGGAGCAAGATGACAAGAGTAAGGTGGGCAACGTTTATATGCTGCCTGAGAAACTGGCAGGAAGTTCGATTGGTAAGGCAAATGAAATCAGCAAGGGGCAGAGTAAGAgctcagccaagaagaatttgaGATCAGCATCTCCTACCGCAGTCAAGGTTCGCAAAACCAGAATCCAAGATGTGATCAGTAACAAGTCATCAGAGGCGGTTGAAGATGTTTCTGTAGGAGCAACACTGCCaaggcaaaggaaggggaaatctGTGAAAACGTCTAGCCCCCGGGCTGTTCCGGTCGGTGGCTCACGGCTGGTGAGGCCAATGTTTCGGAACAAAACCTCGACCAAAAAGAAGGTCAAACCTGAACCTGCTATAGTGCCCGCATCGCACAAGCATTGTGAGACGAAAGGTCCTAAGTCTCACGCTAGTAAACAGAAGGAGTCCCTTCAGGATGAACCCAGAACCCCAGCACCAGCTAACAAGAAGGCTGCTGTCAGCTCCACTGTTGATGGATCTGATTTTGGCACCAAAGGGTGTGGCACTGGTGTGATCCATGGCCCGAAGGTTGGTGAGCTGTCAAGATCAAAGGAGAAGGGTGAATGCTCCCAAAGCTCTAAGAGTAGCATTGGTGATtatagcaccagcaccagcatcagtgaGGACAGTTATGGCAGCTTCAGTGCTAACGGAAGCAGGCCTCACATGTCAAAGGATGTGAGATGGGGAGCCATCAGGTGCATGGCTATCCAACAAGGGAGCTTGGGATTGAAGAACTTCAAGCTTCTCAAACAACTTGGTTGTGGGGATATTGGCACTGTTTATTTGGCTGAGTTAGTGGGATCAGACTGCATGTTCGCTTTGAAGGTTATGGACATTGAGTACCTCATAAGCAGAAAGAAAATGCTCAGAGCACAAACTGAGAGGGAGATACTGCAAATGCTCGACCACCCGTTCCTTCCAACTCTGTATTCTCATTTCACGACGGACAACCTTTCTTGTCTGGTAATGGAGTTTTGCCCTGGTGGTGACCTGCATGTTCTTAGGCAGAAACAACCTACCAAAACCTTTTCGGAAGCAGCTGCAAG GTTTTATGTCGCTGAAGTCCTCTTAGCCTTGGAGTATCTCCATATGTTGGGGGTCATTTACCGTGATCTGAAGCCAGAGAACATACTTGTTCGAGAAGATGGGCACATCATGCTCTCAGACTTTGATCTGTCTCTGAGGTGCTCAGTGAGCCCAATGCTTGTGAGAATATCATCCGTAGGCAGAGATGAGCCCAGCAGGCCTTCTGGTCCTTGTGCACAAAGCTGCATTGATCCGCTGTGTATCCAGCCATCCTGGAGCAATTCCTCTTGCTTCACGCCTCGTCTGGTTTCGTCACGAAGGCCTAGAGCCGAGCTTCTGAAGAAACCATCACTTCCACAGCTCGTTGTTGAACCTACGGAAGCAAGATCAAATTCGTTTGTTGGGACCCATGAATATCTTGCCCCAGAGATTATTCGAGGAGATGGCCATGGTAGTTCAGTTGATTGGTGGACTCTTGGAATCTTCCTTTACGAATTACTCTATGGCAAGACACCATTCAAGGGACCTGGCAATGAGGAAACACTCTCAAATGTGATCTCACAGGGCTTGAAGTTCCCTGATAATCCAGCTGTAAGCTTCCACGCTCGAGATCTGATCAGAGGGCTGCTTGTGAAAGAGCCAGAGTACCGGCTTGGCTCGTCGAGAGGAGCCACTGAGATTAAGCGGCATCCCTTCTTTGAAGGCCTGAACTGGGCCTTGATCCGGTGGACCGCACCACCAGAGACCCTGAAGAACATTGACACTGCACCAACACCTGTAACGACACGCAAGAAAAAGGAAGGCAAATGTCTGGAATTCCGGCTGAATGGTGACGACATCGAGTTCGAGCTCTTTTAG
- the LOC100383516 gene encoding putative protein kinase superfamily protein has translation MRQPFYGRPPVQMKVQLVEQEGSKGMGSSGCAEIVELADDPKAARPAAHLRVRVKPVGQEDGARSCSLEDDLDQLIRSVNVRTSARASGQRSTDRWLIGLGKSPVSGSEIVESVSLKQALRKMCISQASEMAAMKRLSKPTGASTPSDSGATKKLYGSVAVQANGEQDDKSKVGNVYMLPEKLAGSSIGKANEISKGQSKSSAKKNLRSASPTAVKVRKTRIQDVISNKSSEAVEDVSVGATLPRQRKGKSVKTSSPRAVPVGGSRLVRPMFRNKTSTKKKVKPEPAIVPASHKHCETKGPKSHASKQKESLQDEPRTPAPANKKAAVSSTVDGSDFGTKGCGTGVIHGPKVGELSRSKEKGECSQSSKSSIGDYSTSTSISEDSYGSFSANGSRPHMSKDVRWGAIRCMAIQQGSLGLKNFKLLKQLGCGDIGTVYLAELVGSDCMFALKVMDIEYLISRKKMLRAQTEREILQMLDHPFLPTLYSHFTTDNLSCLVMEFCPGGDLHVLRQKQPTKTFSEAAARFYVAEVLLALEYLHMLGVIYRDLKPENILVREDGHIMLSDFDLSLRCSVSPMLVRISSVGRDEPSRPSGPCAQSCIDPLCIQPSWSNSSCFTPRLVSSRRPRAELLKKPSLPQLVVEPTEARSNSFVGTHEYLAPEIIRGDGHGSSVDWWTLGIFLYELLYGKTPFKGPGNEETLSNVISQGLKFPDNPAVSFHARDLIRGLLVKEPEYRLGSSRGATEIKRHPFFEGLNWALIRWTAPPETLKNIDTAPTPVTTRKKKEGKCLEFRLNGDDIEFELF, from the exons ATGCGGCAGCCGTTCTACGGCCGGCCTCCCGTCCAGATGAAGGTGCAGCTGGTGGAACAGGAAGGCTCCAAGGGGATGGGTTCTTCCGGGTGCGCGGAGATAGTCGAGCTGGCGGACGACCCGAAAGCTGCTCGTCCTGCTGCGCATCTGAGAGTGAGGGTCAAGCCCGTGGGGCAGGAGGATGGGGCGCGGTCGTGCTCGCTGGAGGATGACCTTGACCAGCTCATCAGGTCGGTCAACGTGCGCACGTCGGCGAGGGCTTCTGGGCAGAGGAGCACCGATAGATGGCTTATTGGGCTCGGGAAGTCGCCGGTGTCGGGCTCAGAGATTGTGGAGTCCGTGAGCCTGAAGCAGGCCCTTAGGAAGATGTGCATCTCCCAGGCGTCGGAAATGGCAGCCATGAAGAGGCTGTCAAAACCGACAGGGGCGTCCACCCCTTCTGATTCTGGGGCGACCAAGAAGCTATATGGCTCTGTTGCAGTTCAAGCCAACGGGGAGCAAGATGACAAGAGTAAGGTGGGCAACGTTTATATGCTGCCTGAGAAACTGGCAGGAAGTTCGATTGGTAAGGCAAATGAAATCAGCAAGGGGCAGAGTAAGAgctcagccaagaagaatttgaGATCAGCATCTCCTACCGCAGTCAAGGTTCGCAAAACCAGAATCCAAGATGTGATCAGTAACAAGTCATCAGAGGCGGTTGAAGATGTTTCTGTAGGAGCAACACTGCCaaggcaaaggaaggggaaatctGTGAAAACGTCTAGCCCCCGGGCTGTTCCGGTCGGTGGCTCACGGCTGGTGAGGCCAATGTTTCGGAACAAAACCTCGACCAAAAAGAAGGTCAAACCTGAACCTGCTATAGTGCCCGCATCGCACAAGCATTGTGAGACGAAAGGTCCTAAGTCTCACGCTAGTAAACAGAAGGAGTCCCTTCAGGATGAACCCAGAACCCCAGCACCAGCTAACAAGAAGGCTGCTGTCAGCTCCACTGTTGATGGATCTGATTTTGGCACCAAAGGGTGTGGCACTGGTGTGATCCATGGCCCGAAGGTTGGTGAGCTGTCAAGATCAAAGGAGAAGGGTGAATGCTCCCAAAGCTCTAAGAGTAGCATTGGTGATtatagcaccagcaccagcatcagtgaGGACAGTTATGGCAGCTTCAGTGCTAACGGAAGCAGGCCTCACATGTCAAAGGATGTGAGATGGGGAGCCATCAGGTGCATGGCTATCCAACAAGGGAGCTTGGGATTGAAGAACTTCAAGCTTCTCAAACAACTTGGTTGTGGGGATATTGGCACTGTTTATTTGGCTGAGTTAGTGGGATCAGACTGCATGTTCGCTTTGAAGGTTATGGACATTGAGTACCTCATAAGCAGAAAGAAAATGCTCAGAGCACAAACTGAGAGGGAGATACTGCAAATGCTCGACCACCCGTTCCTTCCAACTCTGTATTCTCATTTCACGACGGACAACCTTTCTTGTCTGGTAATGGAGTTTTGCCCTGGTGGTGACCTGCATGTTCTTAGGCAGAAACAACCTACCAAAACCTTTTCGGAAGCAGCTGCAAG GTTTTATGTCGCTGAAGTCCTCTTAGCCTTGGAGTATCTCCATATGTTGGGGGTCATTTACCGTGATCTGAAGCCAGAGAACATACTTGTTCGAGAAGATGGGCACATCATGCTCTCAGACTTTGATCTGTCTCTGAGGTGCTCAGTGAGCCCAATGCTTGTGAGAATATCATCCGTAGGCAGAGATGAGCCCAGCAGGCCTTCTGGTCCTTGTGCACAAAGCTGCATTGATCCGCTGTGTATCCAGCCATCCTGGAGCAATTCCTCTTGCTTCACGCCTCGTCTGGTTTCGTCACGAAGGCCTAGAGCCGAGCTTCTGAAGAAACCATCACTTCCACAGCTCGTTGTTGAACCTACGGAAGCAAGATCAAATTCGTTTGTTGGGACCCATGAATATCTTGCCCCAGAGATTATTCGAGGAGATGGCCATGGTAGTTCAGTTGATTGGTGGACTCTTGGAATCTTCCTTTACGAATTACTCTATGGCAAGACACCATTCAAGGGACCTGGCAATGAGGAAACACTCTCAAATGTGATCTCACAGGGCTTGAAGTTCCCTGATAATCCAGCTGTAAGCTTCCACGCTCGAGATCTGATCAGAGGGCTGCTTGTGAAAGAGCCAGAGTACCGGCTTGGCTCGTCGAGAGGAGCCACTGAGATTAAGCGGCATCCCTTCTTTGAAGGCCTGAACTGGGCCTTGATCCGGTGGACCGCACCACCAGAGACCCTGAAGAACATTGACACTGCACCAACACCTGTAACGACACGCAAGAAAAAGGAAGGCAAATGTCTGGAATTCCGGCTGAATGGTGACGACATCGAGTTCGAGCTCTTTTAG